In Bacillus sp. FJAT-45037, the following are encoded in one genomic region:
- the fliS gene encoding flagellar export chaperone FliS has translation MTTFLTNEALHQKTSQELTALLYEACVTNLEDAVTFIHDKDFIEANEKLKKASDIVHRLGAGINYEAGIIADQLEQVYNYIADKLVEANLTKDTAIIQEVITLLETIMSTWNEAMKKKKDTQPKMMKQKASAYESTAIYQD, from the coding sequence TTGACCACTTTCCTAACAAATGAAGCCTTACATCAGAAAACATCACAAGAATTAACCGCATTATTATATGAGGCATGTGTAACAAACTTAGAAGATGCCGTGACATTCATTCATGATAAAGACTTTATCGAAGCAAATGAAAAGCTTAAAAAAGCAAGTGATATCGTGCATCGTTTAGGAGCAGGTATTAACTATGAAGCTGGCATTATCGCCGATCAACTCGAACAAGTTTACAACTATATTGCTGATAAATTAGTCGAAGCCAACCTAACGAAGGATACGGCCATCATTCAAGAAGTGATCACACTTTTAGAGACGATCATGAGCACTTGGAACGAAGCGATGAAAAAGAAAAAAGACACGCAGCCGAAGATGATGAAACAAAAGGCAAGTGCATATGAATCTACAGCTATTTATCAAGATTAA
- a CDS encoding EscU/YscU/HrcU family type III secretion system export apparatus switch protein has product MMVQKHFNQTKRRTQSGPTAAVIRYDDENGGAPKVVAQGKGQLANQIIDLAKKNNIHMQEDATLVTNLLDMDLGDNIPPQLYSVMAEILLLIEDMEKNY; this is encoded by the coding sequence ATGATGGTTCAAAAACATTTCAATCAGACAAAGCGCCGCACGCAAAGTGGACCGACTGCAGCAGTGATTCGTTATGATGATGAAAATGGCGGAGCACCTAAGGTTGTCGCACAAGGTAAAGGACAGCTCGCTAATCAAATTATTGATCTAGCGAAAAAGAATAATATTCATATGCAAGAAGACGCTACATTAGTTACCAATCTCCTGGATATGGACCTTGGTGATAATATTCCGCCACAATTATACTCTGTTATGGCAGAAATCCTTCTCTTGATTGAAGATATGGAAAAAAACTATTAA